One genomic segment of Gottschalkia acidurici 9a includes these proteins:
- a CDS encoding response regulator transcription factor — MKNILVVDDEVKIVELLESFFKVEGYFIYKAHDGQEAIEIFEKEEIHLAILDLMLPKVSGEEVCKKIRSKSDIPIIMLTAKVDEENKIEGLGIGADDYVTKPFSIKELISRVAAIMRRSYKEENPQAEKFVFNDGDLEVDIKLSTVIKKGIESKLTPNEAKILKILISNRGRILSRDIILDKAFGIDFDGIDRTIDVHIMNIRQKIEDNSKEPRYIQTVYGMGYKFNA; from the coding sequence ATGAAAAATATTTTAGTTGTAGATGATGAGGTTAAGATTGTAGAACTTTTAGAATCGTTCTTTAAAGTTGAAGGATATTTTATTTATAAAGCCCATGATGGACAAGAAGCTATAGAAATATTTGAAAAAGAAGAGATTCATTTGGCTATTTTGGATCTTATGCTTCCTAAAGTCAGCGGTGAAGAGGTTTGTAAAAAAATTAGATCTAAATCAGATATTCCTATAATTATGCTTACTGCTAAAGTAGATGAAGAAAATAAAATAGAAGGACTAGGCATAGGTGCTGATGATTATGTTACAAAACCATTTAGTATAAAAGAACTTATTAGTAGAGTTGCTGCAATTATGAGGAGAAGTTATAAAGAAGAAAATCCACAGGCCGAAAAATTTGTGTTTAATGATGGTGATTTAGAGGTTGATATAAAGCTTTCGACTGTGATAAAAAAAGGGATAGAAAGTAAGCTTACGCCGAATGAAGCTAAAATACTTAAAATTTTGATTTCTAACAGAGGAAGAATACTATCTAGGGATATAATTTTAGATAAAGCTTTTGGAATAGATTTTGATGGAATAGATAGAACAATAGACGTTCATATAATGAATATAAGACAAAAAATAGAAGATAACTCTAAAGAACCAAGATATATTCAAACTGTTTATGGTATGGGATACAAATTCAATGCTTAG
- a CDS encoding DUF4830 domain-containing protein, with product MNINYTNTKLERISIIAAIIVILTSLLSETLIHATQIKFSDVLENYQGKESIYWALDRGIIKGYPDGRFRPSLEITEKDFVVMLARFSTNVEENKAKDNEYSHWSQVYYDELRKYEIPLKGYNDDKAKDELLTRGDIARITAAKNGFNLTEEQAIYYMFENDLTKDVKPNIWDRSKSILSFGKNRYVRRDQITELFKVMESKNNTTFMGRVSDVKGSEIKGIVGVPQETKIPDFSELPEFSFIDSNIDGKILIEEKAEEFLEKYEYSVHMKVYNQKSKLEDNNRLVFETSKDIGLNLEKYKGKEIFLIGYELKGKSKNTNISRNGIIAYIYYNEDAEIIGAYLVYEGYAPGIVSLNDKRYLRPESFEPSKLEFTRINKVEIIDTSDYSRREITGKELDDFLKLFKDTKSYKGNLSIRGSSDFAICFYYEDETTVILEYYEVINKLVLSDIDYWYYEINDSLSRYIKG from the coding sequence ATGAACATAAATTATACAAATACTAAGTTAGAAAGAATAAGTATAATAGCTGCTATAATAGTAATATTGACATCATTGCTATCTGAGACACTAATTCATGCTACTCAGATAAAATTCTCGGATGTTCTTGAAAACTATCAAGGGAAAGAAAGTATCTATTGGGCGTTAGATCGAGGAATAATAAAAGGCTATCCAGATGGAAGATTTAGACCGAGTTTAGAAATAACAGAAAAAGATTTTGTTGTTATGCTAGCTAGATTTTCGACAAATGTTGAAGAAAATAAAGCTAAAGATAATGAATACTCACATTGGTCTCAAGTTTACTATGATGAGCTAAGAAAATATGAAATACCTTTGAAGGGATACAATGATGATAAAGCAAAGGATGAGTTATTAACAAGAGGAGATATAGCTAGAATAACAGCTGCTAAAAATGGTTTTAATCTTACAGAAGAACAAGCTATTTACTATATGTTTGAAAATGATCTTACAAAAGATGTTAAACCTAATATTTGGGACAGATCAAAAAGTATATTATCATTTGGAAAAAATCGTTATGTCAGAAGGGATCAGATTACAGAGCTTTTTAAGGTGATGGAATCTAAAAACAATACAACTTTTATGGGAAGAGTTAGTGATGTAAAAGGAAGTGAAATTAAAGGTATAGTAGGAGTACCACAGGAGACAAAGATTCCTGATTTCTCAGAACTACCAGAGTTTAGTTTTATAGACTCTAATATTGATGGTAAAATACTAATAGAAGAAAAGGCAGAAGAATTTTTGGAAAAATATGAATATAGTGTTCATATGAAAGTATATAATCAAAAGTCAAAGTTGGAAGATAACAATAGATTAGTATTTGAAACCTCTAAAGATATAGGTTTAAACTTAGAGAAATATAAAGGAAAAGAAATATTTTTAATAGGATACGAGTTAAAAGGGAAATCAAAAAATACAAACATTAGTCGTAACGGTATTATTGCATATATATACTATAATGAAGATGCTGAAATAATTGGTGCTTATCTAGTATATGAAGGATACGCTCCAGGAATAGTTTCTCTAAATGATAAAAGATATCTCAGACCTGAAAGCTTTGAACCATCTAAGTTAGAATTCACAAGGATAAACAAAGTTGAAATAATAGATACAAGTGACTATAGCAGAAGAGAGATTACAGGAAAAGAATTGGATGATTTTTTAAAGTTATTCAAAGATACAAAGTCATATAAAGGCAATTTGTCAATAAGAGGTAGTTCGGACTTTGCTATATGCTTTTATTATGAAGATGAAACCACTGTAATACTAGAATATTATGAAGTTATCAATAAATTAGTACTTTCAGATATAGACTATTGGTACTATGAAATAAATGATAGCTTGTCAAGATATATTAAAGGATAG
- a CDS encoding phosphatase: MKALMDLHCHTINSGHAYSTLEEMIAGAKRKDIKVLGISDHAPSMPGGAHKYFFQNTIVWPREIDGLILLRGIEANIIDYDGNIDIDEDTLKKLDYAIASFHPPCIDPGCIDKNTNAIINVIKNPYVKIIGHPDDSRYPLDYELVVKAAKEHNVALEVNNSSLNPGSFRVGANENVKNFLNLCKENKTKVIFGSDSHISYDVASFHNSLSIAEQVGFPMELIVNYNKDLINDLIGKTIL, encoded by the coding sequence ATGAAAGCACTTATGGACCTTCATTGTCACACGATTAATAGTGGTCATGCTTATAGTACTCTAGAGGAAATGATTGCTGGTGCTAAGAGAAAAGATATTAAAGTCTTAGGTATTTCTGATCATGCCCCTTCAATGCCTGGAGGTGCTCATAAATATTTTTTTCAAAATACTATAGTATGGCCTAGAGAGATTGACGGTTTGATTTTATTAAGAGGTATAGAAGCAAATATTATAGATTATGATGGTAATATAGACATAGATGAGGATACTTTAAAAAAGTTAGACTATGCTATAGCTAGTTTTCATCCTCCTTGCATAGATCCTGGATGTATAGATAAAAATACTAATGCTATAATAAATGTAATAAAAAATCCTTATGTGAAAATTATAGGACATCCTGATGACTCAAGATATCCTTTAGATTATGAATTAGTAGTAAAAGCTGCCAAAGAACATAATGTTGCTCTTGAAGTTAATAACTCTTCTTTAAATCCAGGGAGCTTTAGAGTTGGAGCTAATGAAAATGTAAAAAACTTTTTAAACCTTTGTAAAGAGAATAAAACAAAAGTTATATTCGGTAGTGATTCCCATATTTCTTATGATGTAGCATCTTTTCATAATTCATTAAGTATTGCAGAGCAAGTAGGGTTTCCAATGGAACTTATTGTGAACTACAATAAAGATCTTATAAATGATTTAATCGGTAAAACAATTCTTTAA
- a CDS encoding LysR family transcriptional regulator, translating to MDIKQLNYFIAIAEERQITAAAKRLHMTQPPLSQQLSSMEEELGVKLVYKVGKYLELTDSGKVLYKNALKILNLVQESNIEVKETGIGERGKLLIGVNTLSYYKLSEILHKFQRRYPHVSYKIQQNESGQLYKLLKERAIELAIIRFPVELEGICVHYFKPEPFYFVTSRDIELTSNKVSYEQIKDYSLILPSTEGLGLYNMIIEQFSSRQLNINVTCECSDILVLLQLVSSGFGATIIPETILKSHKEYYNIKTYKIDDESFTASSGLIWLKDHYLSKTSQNFISLLKEMSEFNV from the coding sequence GTGGATATTAAACAACTTAATTACTTTATAGCTATTGCTGAGGAGAGACAAATTACTGCTGCTGCTAAAAGACTCCATATGACTCAACCACCATTGAGTCAGCAACTAAGTTCTATGGAAGAAGAGCTTGGGGTTAAGTTAGTATATAAGGTGGGAAAATACCTTGAGTTAACTGACTCTGGAAAAGTTCTCTATAAAAATGCTCTGAAAATACTAAATCTAGTACAAGAATCTAATATAGAAGTTAAAGAAACTGGAATTGGAGAAAGAGGAAAGCTATTGATTGGCGTTAATACACTTTCTTACTATAAACTATCAGAGATACTTCATAAGTTTCAAAGAAGATATCCTCATGTTTCATATAAGATACAACAAAATGAATCGGGACAACTATATAAATTGTTAAAGGAGAGGGCTATAGAGCTAGCAATCATTCGTTTTCCAGTTGAATTAGAAGGAATTTGTGTACACTACTTCAAACCAGAACCATTTTACTTTGTAACTTCAAGAGATATTGAACTTACTTCGAATAAAGTATCTTATGAACAAATAAAGGATTATTCACTTATATTACCTAGCACTGAAGGCCTAGGTCTTTATAATATGATAATAGAACAATTTTCATCCCGACAACTAAACATAAATGTAACATGTGAATGTTCTGATATCTTAGTTTTACTCCAACTAGTGTCATCAGGCTTTGGAGCTACTATTATACCAGAGACAATACTTAAAAGTCATAAAGAATACTATAATATAAAAACATATAAAATAGATGATGAGAGTTTTACAGCATCATCAGGATTAATTTGGCTTAAAGATCACTACCTATCTAAAACCTCACAGAACTTTATATCACTATTAAAAGAAATGTCAGAGTTTAACGTTTGA
- a CDS encoding MATE family efflux transporter: MALDMRSGNPTTQMLKFAFPMLIGNVFQQLYNMVDSVVVGRFVGKNALAAVGSSFSLMNFITLLIIGLCMGSSIVISQYFGADDSQRLKRTISTSFIFIIGLTIFLSITTFIFAKPLLILIKTPVEILDGAASYLRIIFAGLIFISLYNIAAALLRAVGDSKTPLYFLIVAAVINVILDLVFIINFNMGIEGAAYATVIAQAVASILSLIYIFSKVPILKMKRKEFIFDKSLFSVIAKYSVLSSMQQSIMAIGMVAVQGRVNMFGADVIAAYTAAVRVDSLAYLPVQDFGNAFSTYVAQNVGAGKIDRVKKGFISSVKIVLAFCIITSIIILTFSEQFMKMFVDPSEIKVIQTGVDYISVVGIFYLLIGFLFLFYGLFRGVGSLSMCIVLTVISLGTRVVMAFSLSSIPFIAEKGIWWSIPIGWILADIVGFVVYKKGKWQNHITMYSK, translated from the coding sequence ATGGCATTAGATATGAGATCCGGTAATCCAACCACTCAGATGTTAAAATTTGCGTTTCCTATGCTCATCGGTAATGTATTCCAACAACTTTACAATATGGTTGACTCTGTAGTGGTTGGAAGATTCGTAGGTAAAAATGCACTAGCCGCTGTTGGTTCTTCTTTTTCACTTATGAATTTTATTACATTGCTGATTATTGGGTTATGTATGGGAAGTTCAATAGTTATATCTCAGTACTTTGGTGCTGATGACTCTCAGCGTTTAAAACGTACCATCTCAACATCGTTTATTTTTATAATTGGACTCACTATATTTTTATCAATAACTACATTTATATTCGCAAAACCACTTTTAATATTGATTAAAACTCCGGTAGAAATATTGGATGGTGCTGCTTCTTATCTTAGAATAATTTTTGCTGGATTAATATTTATATCATTATATAATATTGCGGCCGCACTTCTAAGAGCAGTTGGAGATTCAAAAACTCCTTTATATTTTTTAATTGTTGCAGCTGTTATCAATGTTATACTAGACCTTGTGTTTATCATAAACTTTAACATGGGTATTGAGGGAGCCGCTTATGCAACAGTTATTGCTCAGGCTGTAGCTTCTATTTTAAGTTTAATATATATATTTTCCAAAGTTCCTATTCTAAAGATGAAAAGAAAAGAGTTTATATTTGATAAATCACTTTTTTCTGTAATAGCGAAATACAGTGTATTATCATCTATGCAACAGTCTATCATGGCTATAGGTATGGTTGCTGTACAAGGTCGTGTGAATATGTTTGGAGCAGACGTAATAGCTGCATATACAGCTGCTGTGAGAGTAGATTCCCTTGCGTATCTTCCTGTTCAAGATTTCGGTAATGCTTTTTCAACCTATGTAGCCCAAAATGTAGGAGCAGGTAAAATAGATAGAGTTAAGAAAGGATTTATCTCCTCGGTTAAAATAGTACTAGCATTCTGTATCATAACCTCTATCATAATACTCACATTCTCAGAACAGTTTATGAAGATGTTCGTAGATCCTAGTGAAATTAAAGTAATCCAAACAGGTGTAGATTATATTTCTGTAGTAGGAATATTTTATTTATTAATTGGATTCCTATTTTTATTCTATGGCTTATTCAGAGGAGTAGGAAGTTTATCTATGTGTATTGTTTTAACTGTAATATCTCTAGGAACTCGTGTAGTAATGGCATTTTCGCTTTCTTCTATTCCATTTATCGCAGAGAAAGGTATATGGTGGTCTATTCCTATAGGATGGATTCTAGCAGATATTGTTGGCTTTGTAGTGTATAAAAAAGGTAAATGGCAAAACCATATAACGATGTATTCTAAATAG
- a CDS encoding methyl-accepting chemotaxis protein → MLKTIKSKLIILISALILSLIFVGIFSTVNLKQVSNQSFVISEQWIPGITLSEELNTMTSDLRILDYRYIIETDVDKMNELHEDADQRSLKIENALSSYEKSLYNDKDKKIYEVVKSEWNRYIELHKRIMDLSMEGRNDEAMVIMTGEAKDAFDSASNSLIELANFNKEMAETASKEADNTYKAASAVSIIIVVILTIVGSVFAGVIILGIIKSLNILKKEITALAERGGDLTQEIKVDSKDEIADLANAFNSFLSNLRVIIKSIKDNNEITIEINEAINTSLSQLTEGVEEVSATTQEISAGMEETAASAEEMAATSKEIERAAESIAKRSQEGAISASEISSRAAETKVRVVEAQSKASEILVQTESELDEALKNVKVVEQIEVLSEAIMDITAQTNLLALNAAIEAARAGEAGKGFSVVAEEIRKLAHQSEESVVQIQSVTEKVMESVKGLTNSSNRLLLFMTENVSNDYKMILEVVEKYSEDSDFVDNLVTEFSSTSEELLASVQNVLQAIEQVAESANEGAHGTTNIAEKMVYVNDKAHEVDDKTNESTEFENVLREHIGKFTV, encoded by the coding sequence TTGTTAAAGACTATTAAAAGCAAACTAATTATTCTAATTTCAGCACTAATTTTATCATTAATTTTTGTGGGTATTTTCTCCACAGTTAATTTAAAACAAGTAAGTAATCAGTCATTTGTTATCTCAGAACAATGGATACCAGGTATAACTTTATCAGAGGAACTTAACACAATGACTTCAGATTTAAGAATATTAGATTACAGATACATAATTGAGACTGATGTAGATAAAATGAATGAGCTACATGAAGACGCAGATCAAAGGTCATTAAAGATTGAAAATGCTTTGAGTTCATATGAAAAGTCACTTTATAACGACAAAGATAAAAAAATATATGAAGTGGTAAAGAGCGAGTGGAATAGATATATCGAGCTTCATAAAAGGATAATGGATTTAAGTATGGAGGGTAGAAATGATGAAGCTATGGTCATAATGACCGGCGAAGCTAAAGATGCATTTGACTCAGCATCAAATTCTTTAATAGAGCTTGCTAACTTTAATAAAGAGATGGCAGAGACAGCAAGTAAAGAAGCGGATAATACTTATAAAGCAGCAAGTGCTGTATCTATAATTATAGTTGTTATATTAACTATAGTAGGATCAGTTTTTGCAGGAGTTATTATATTAGGTATAATAAAATCATTAAATATACTAAAAAAAGAAATAACTGCCCTTGCTGAAAGAGGGGGAGATTTAACACAGGAAATAAAAGTTGACTCTAAAGATGAAATAGCAGACTTAGCTAACGCATTCAATTCATTTTTATCCAACTTAAGAGTTATAATTAAATCAATTAAAGATAATAATGAGATTACTATAGAAATAAATGAAGCTATAAACACAAGCCTAAGTCAATTAACAGAAGGAGTAGAAGAGGTATCTGCTACAACTCAAGAAATATCAGCAGGAATGGAGGAAACAGCTGCATCTGCTGAAGAGATGGCTGCAACTAGTAAAGAAATCGAAAGGGCAGCTGAATCTATTGCAAAGAGATCACAGGAAGGCGCAATATCTGCTTCTGAAATAAGTTCTAGAGCAGCTGAGACAAAAGTTAGAGTTGTTGAAGCACAGAGTAAAGCAAGTGAAATCTTAGTACAAACAGAATCAGAACTAGACGAAGCCCTTAAAAATGTTAAGGTTGTAGAGCAAATAGAAGTATTATCTGAAGCTATAATGGATATTACTGCACAAACTAATTTACTTGCATTAAACGCGGCTATTGAAGCTGCAAGAGCTGGAGAGGCAGGTAAAGGTTTTTCAGTAGTTGCTGAAGAAATAAGAAAATTAGCACACCAATCAGAGGAAAGTGTAGTTCAAATACAAAGTGTAACTGAAAAAGTAATGGAATCAGTTAAAGGCCTTACTAATAGCTCAAATAGACTATTACTATTTATGACGGAGAATGTTTCTAATGACTACAAAATGATATTAGAGGTAGTAGAGAAGTACAGTGAAGATTCAGACTTTGTAGATAACTTAGTTACAGAATTTAGCTCAACTTCAGAGGAATTATTAGCATCTGTACAAAACGTATTACAAGCGATTGAGCAAGTAGCAGAATCAGCTAATGAAGGGGCTCACGGAACTACTAATATAGCTGAAAAAATGGTATATGTAAATGATAAGGCACATGAAGTAGATGATAAGACAAATGAATCAACAGAATTTGAAAATGTATTAAGAGAACATATAGGAAAGTTCACTGTTTAA
- a CDS encoding OsmC family protein — translation MSLAEVTFPGGKKVDVDIKGLKVKTDQPKLSGGDGTAPSPFDLFFASIASCSGFYALSFCQSKGIETEGLKVSLDVDKDEEKGLISKINIEVTLPEQFPDKYKDAILRSIDLCTVKKNILNAPDFNLELK, via the coding sequence ATGTCTTTAGCAGAAGTAACATTTCCAGGAGGAAAAAAAGTAGATGTAGATATAAAAGGACTTAAGGTGAAAACTGATCAACCTAAATTAAGTGGAGGAGATGGAACGGCACCATCACCTTTTGATTTATTCTTTGCTTCTATAGCGTCATGTAGTGGTTTTTATGCGCTTAGCTTTTGTCAAAGCAAAGGAATAGAAACAGAAGGATTAAAAGTAAGTTTAGATGTAGACAAAGATGAAGAAAAAGGACTTATATCTAAAATTAATATTGAAGTAACTCTACCAGAACAATTCCCAGATAAATATAAAGATGCAATACTAAGATCTATAGATTTATGTACTGTGAAGAAGAATATATTAAATGCACCTGACTTTAACCTAGAATTAAAATAA
- a CDS encoding putative bifunctional diguanylate cyclase/phosphodiesterase — protein sequence MDYNRKKKLAYASVSLYIMIYYIWLVFFKNNNPHFNTVANVFHTIPILITSIVLFKIHKRRHNKRDYFWLILSIGIATNLIAQLVKDYYEIFLNMNTPTPGVTDIFWILSTFFFWIALFYKCYHKRIKRSNLILMLDTMTTMCIAVAVVWTYIISPNVTDLQGINILAILTYVFYPIIGFGILSCSVSLYLSMDRTDIDKRSFIMIVVAFLIMCIGDLGYSYLEFKGNYATGSLVDPLLSIYKFILLLSGLEYLSDLSNNKQSLKAKQTSKCSIESISMILGIIIIVLFCFVLTKQDIVIWICFGVSITLINIRQIIVSFQNKNLIEKLRDLNETLEMKVKERTEEFFNIAFYDHLTELPNRRLFEHKLKKLIDDSNINRNTIALMLLDLDRFKIVNDTMGHSFGDLLLKEVAKRLNNCMDANCTIFRQGGDEFAVIVENVESKQTIIEVSERILKELVKPINLDGYHTYVTCSIGVAIYPEDGDNYDTLSRHADTAMYHSKELGKNTYTFYGYEMDRLASRKLTIERELYKAIERDELTLDYQPQVDIFTSEIVGVEALIRWNHPEYGIIPPLEFIPVAEETGLIGSIGDWVLKEACMQAKEWHDMGYSFLKMGINISPHQFQQEDFTTIIKQTLEEIKLDPKYLDLEITESVAMENEDIVISKLNELRGIGIKVSMDDFGTGYSSLSYLKRFPIDTLKIPREFVIDIGSNEDNKSIIEAIITIARKLNLNIVAEGVENNVQLDFLKSKNCANVQGYLFSKPVSNQIFETMLRNNRI from the coding sequence ATGGACTATAATAGAAAAAAGAAATTGGCATATGCATCAGTATCTTTATATATAATGATTTACTATATATGGCTTGTATTCTTTAAAAATAACAATCCGCACTTTAATACTGTAGCAAATGTTTTTCACACTATCCCCATTTTAATTACATCAATAGTACTCTTTAAGATACATAAAAGGCGTCATAATAAAAGGGATTATTTTTGGCTTATTCTTTCAATAGGCATCGCAACTAATCTTATTGCTCAGCTTGTGAAAGATTACTATGAAATATTCCTAAACATGAATACACCTACACCAGGTGTTACTGATATCTTCTGGATATTGAGTACATTTTTCTTTTGGATCGCACTTTTCTATAAATGCTATCATAAAAGAATTAAAAGGTCTAATCTAATTTTAATGCTTGATACTATGACTACTATGTGTATAGCTGTTGCTGTAGTATGGACATATATAATTTCTCCTAATGTTACTGATTTACAAGGAATAAATATTCTTGCAATATTAACTTACGTTTTTTATCCTATTATAGGCTTTGGAATTCTATCTTGCTCAGTTAGTTTATACTTAAGTATGGATCGAACAGATATAGATAAGAGAAGCTTTATTATGATAGTAGTGGCATTTTTAATTATGTGCATTGGTGATTTAGGTTATTCTTACCTAGAATTCAAAGGGAATTATGCTACTGGAAGTTTAGTAGACCCATTGTTGTCGATATATAAATTTATACTTTTATTATCTGGACTAGAATATCTATCAGACTTATCAAATAATAAACAATCACTAAAAGCTAAACAAACAAGTAAGTGTTCAATTGAATCAATTAGTATGATATTAGGTATAATTATTATAGTATTGTTTTGTTTTGTACTTACTAAACAAGATATTGTTATATGGATTTGCTTTGGAGTAAGCATCACTTTAATTAATATAAGACAGATTATAGTAAGCTTTCAAAATAAAAATTTAATAGAGAAGCTTAGAGACTTAAATGAAACCTTAGAAATGAAAGTTAAAGAAAGAACTGAAGAATTTTTTAATATAGCTTTTTACGATCACCTAACAGAACTTCCTAATAGAAGATTGTTTGAACATAAATTAAAAAAGTTAATAGATGATTCCAATATAAATAGAAACACTATAGCTTTAATGCTCCTAGACTTAGATAGATTTAAGATAGTTAATGATACAATGGGTCACTCTTTTGGGGATCTATTACTTAAAGAAGTTGCTAAGCGTTTAAATAATTGTATGGATGCAAACTGCACTATATTTAGACAAGGTGGAGATGAATTCGCGGTTATAGTGGAGAATGTAGAGAGCAAACAGACAATTATAGAGGTCTCTGAAAGAATACTCAAAGAGTTAGTAAAACCTATAAATTTAGATGGATATCATACATATGTTACTTGTAGTATAGGAGTAGCAATTTATCCAGAAGATGGTGATAACTATGATACTCTGTCAAGGCATGCTGATACTGCGATGTATCATTCTAAGGAGCTAGGAAAAAACACATATACTTTCTATGGCTATGAAATGGATAGACTAGCTTCTAGAAAGTTAACTATTGAAAGAGAACTTTATAAAGCGATAGAAAGAGATGAGTTAACGCTAGATTATCAACCACAAGTGGATATATTTACGAGTGAGATAGTAGGAGTTGAGGCTCTAATAAGATGGAATCATCCTGAGTATGGAATCATACCACCACTTGAATTTATACCAGTAGCTGAAGAAACTGGACTAATAGGCTCTATTGGAGATTGGGTTTTAAAAGAAGCATGTATGCAAGCAAAAGAGTGGCATGATATGGGTTATAGTTTCCTCAAGATGGGAATAAATATATCTCCACATCAATTTCAACAAGAGGACTTCACCACAATTATAAAGCAAACTTTAGAAGAAATTAAGCTTGATCCTAAGTATCTAGATTTAGAGATAACTGAAAGTGTAGCTATGGAAAATGAAGATATAGTTATATCTAAATTAAATGAACTTAGAGGTATAGGAATAAAAGTATCTATGGATGATTTTGGAACAGGATATTCATCTTTAAGCTACCTTAAAAGATTTCCTATCGATACTCTAAAAATACCAAGAGAATTTGTAATAGACATAGGATCTAATGAAGACAATAAATCTATTATTGAAGCTATAATTACTATAGCTCGGAAATTGAATCTTAATATAGTAGCAGAGGGTGTTGAAAATAATGTTCAATTGGATTTTTTAAAATCTAAGAACTGTGCCAATGTTCAAGGATATCTATTTAGTAAGCCTGTATCTAATCAAATATTTGAAACTATGCTAAGAAATAATAGAATTTAA
- a CDS encoding HD-GYP domain-containing protein: MLLGKNLYNNKGGLLLKKGSELKTQYIDKIIELGFQGIYVEDHISKGIEIKNVIGEELRLTLVKGIKNIFINVGDGNLNIDGEIENASKLVEDMIEELIENRNIMVNMIDIKLFDDYTFFHSVNVAVLSIILGISLNLNKEELYKLGVGALLHDIGKVFVGKDILNKNGKLTDEEFEKMKKHPLEGYKYMKTRFDIPTKSYIAVLEHHEKYDGTGYPNSKIGKDICLFGRIIAIADVYDALTSKRPYRKALLPSEVMEYIMGSSGTHFDFELVNLFTRKVAAYPIGTCVKLSNGVIGIVVENFPDACTRPKIKLIDSDNENPTYINLRDDFNNNNLTIIDIVNM; encoded by the coding sequence ATGCTGCTGGGTAAGAACCTATATAATAATAAAGGGGGGCTTTTATTAAAAAAGGGTTCGGAACTAAAAACGCAGTATATAGATAAGATAATTGAGTTAGGTTTTCAGGGGATATATGTTGAAGATCATATATCTAAAGGAATCGAAATTAAAAATGTTATAGGAGAAGAGCTAAGATTAACACTGGTAAAGGGAATAAAAAACATATTTATAAATGTGGGAGACGGTAATCTTAACATTGACGGTGAGATAGAGAATGCTAGCAAACTTGTTGAAGATATGATTGAGGAACTTATTGAAAACAGGAATATAATGGTCAATATGATAGATATAAAGCTATTTGATGACTATACTTTTTTTCACTCCGTAAATGTTGCTGTTCTTTCGATTATATTGGGAATATCATTGAATCTAAATAAAGAAGAGCTGTATAAGCTCGGTGTGGGTGCACTACTTCATGATATTGGGAAAGTATTTGTAGGAAAAGATATATTGAATAAAAATGGAAAATTAACGGATGAAGAATTTGAAAAGATGAAAAAACATCCACTAGAAGGGTATAAATATATGAAAACTAGGTTTGACATTCCTACTAAATCATATATTGCAGTATTAGAGCATCATGAAAAGTATGACGGAACGGGTTATCCTAATAGTAAGATTGGAAAAGATATCTGTTTATTTGGAAGAATTATTGCTATAGCAGATGTATATGATGCATTAACTTCAAAAAGGCCTTATAGAAAAGCATTACTTCCATCAGAAGTAATGGAATATATAATGGGTAGCTCGGGAACTCATTTTGATTTTGAATTAGTAAATTTATTTACTAGGAAAGTTGCAGCTTATCCTATAGGAACTTGTGTAAAGTTAAGCAATGGTGTTATTGGTATAGTGGTTGAGAATTTCCCTGATGCATGCACTAGACCAAAAATAAAACTAATAGATAGTGATAATGAGAATCCTACCTATATTAATCTTAGGGATGACTTTAATAATAATAACTTAACTATAATAGATATAGTTAATATGTAA